In a single window of the Anabas testudineus chromosome 17, fAnaTes1.2, whole genome shotgun sequence genome:
- the ap1m1 gene encoding AP-1 complex subunit mu-1 isoform X2, which translates to MLVSRLSSPSCTKSFRFFSEYFKELEEESIRDNFVIIYELMDELMDFGYPQTTDSKILQEYITQEGHKLDTGAPRPPATVTNAVSWRSEGIKYRKNEVFLDVIESVNLLVSANGNVLRSEIVGSIKMRVFLSGMPELRLGLNDKVLFENTGRGKSKSVELEDVKFHQCVRLSRFENDRTISFIPPDGEFELMSYRLNTHVKPLIWIESVIEKHSHSRIEYMIKAKSQFKRRSTANNVEIHIPVPTDADSPKFKTTVGSVKWVPENSEIVWSIKSFPGGKEYLMRAHFGLPSVEAEDKEGKPPISVKFEIPYFTTSGIQVRYLKIIEKSGYQALPWVRYITQNGDYQLRTQ; encoded by the exons ATGCTAGTGTCTCGCTTGTCTTCTCCTTCTTGTACAAAATCGTTCAGGT TTTTTTCAGAGTATTTCAAAGAATTGGAAGAAGAGAGCATTCGAGATAACTTTGTCATCATATATGAGCTGATGGATGAGCTGATGGACTTTGGCTATCCTCAGACCACTGACAGCAAGATTCTGCAAGA ATACATTACCCAAGAGGGGCACAAGCTAGACACTGGCGCCCCACGGCCTCCCGCCACAGTCACCAACGCTGTCTCCTGGAGGTCAGAGGGTATCAAGTACAGGAAGAATGAGGTCTTCCTGGACGTCATTGAATCAGTCAACCTCCTG GTTAGTGCCAATGGTAATGTCCTACGCAGTGAGATCGTTGGCTCCATTAAGATGCGAGTCTTCCTATCTGGAATGCCTGAGTTGCGGTTGGGCCTTAATGATAAGGTTCTGTTTGAAAACACTGGAC GCGGAAAGAGTAAATCAGTGGAGCTGGAAGATGTCAAGTTTCACCAGTGTGTCCGTTTGTCTCGCTTTGAGAACGACCGCACAATCTCGTTCATCCCTCCAGATGGAGAGTTTGAACTCATGTCCTACCGTCTCAACACTCAC gtgaAGCCCTTGATCTGGATTGAATCTGTCATCGAGAAGCACTCCCACAGTCGCATTGAGTACATGATCAAG GCAAAGAGTCAGTTCAAAAGGCGTTCCACTGCCAACAACGTGGAGATACACATTCCTGTGCCAACGGATGCTGACTCACCCAAATTCAAGACCACAGTGGGCAGTGTGAAGTGGGTGCCTGAGAACAGCGAAATCGTCTGGTCAATCAAGTCCTTTCCT GGTGGAAAGGAGTATTTGATGCGAGCTCACTTTGGTCTGCCAAGTGTAGAAGCTGAAGATAAAGAGGGAAAACCACCAATCAGTGTCAAGTTTGAGATCCCATACTTCACCACCTCAGGCATCCAG GTGCGATACCTGAAGATCATTGAGAAGAGTGGGTATCAGGCCTTGCCGTGGGTACGCTACATAACCCAAAACGGAG ATTACCAGCTCCGGACCCAGTAG
- the ap1m1 gene encoding AP-1 complex subunit mu-1 isoform X1 produces the protein MSASAVYVLDLKGKVLVCRNYRGDVDMSEIEHFMTLLMDKEEEGTLSPILAHGGVRFMWIKHNNLYLVATSKKNASVSLVFSFLYKIVQVFSEYFKELEEESIRDNFVIIYELMDELMDFGYPQTTDSKILQEYITQEGHKLDTGAPRPPATVTNAVSWRSEGIKYRKNEVFLDVIESVNLLVSANGNVLRSEIVGSIKMRVFLSGMPELRLGLNDKVLFENTGRGKSKSVELEDVKFHQCVRLSRFENDRTISFIPPDGEFELMSYRLNTHVKPLIWIESVIEKHSHSRIEYMIKAKSQFKRRSTANNVEIHIPVPTDADSPKFKTTVGSVKWVPENSEIVWSIKSFPGGKEYLMRAHFGLPSVEAEDKEGKPPISVKFEIPYFTTSGIQVRYLKIIEKSGYQALPWVRYITQNGDYQLRTQ, from the exons ATGTCGGCGAGTGCTGTGTATGTGCTGGATTTAAAAGGAAAG GTGCTGGTGTGTAGAAATTACCGGGGAGATGTGGACATGTCAGAGATTGAGCACTTCATGACCCTTTTGAtggacaaagaggaggaggggacgCTCTCTCCAATCCTGGCCCATGGGGGAGTCCGTTTCATGTGGATTAAACACAATAACCTCTACT TGGTTGCAACATCCAAGAAAAATGCTAGTGTCTCGCTTGTCTTCTCCTTCTTGTACAAAATCGTTCAG GTTTTTTCAGAGTATTTCAAAGAATTGGAAGAAGAGAGCATTCGAGATAACTTTGTCATCATATATGAGCTGATGGATGAGCTGATGGACTTTGGCTATCCTCAGACCACTGACAGCAAGATTCTGCAAGA ATACATTACCCAAGAGGGGCACAAGCTAGACACTGGCGCCCCACGGCCTCCCGCCACAGTCACCAACGCTGTCTCCTGGAGGTCAGAGGGTATCAAGTACAGGAAGAATGAGGTCTTCCTGGACGTCATTGAATCAGTCAACCTCCTG GTTAGTGCCAATGGTAATGTCCTACGCAGTGAGATCGTTGGCTCCATTAAGATGCGAGTCTTCCTATCTGGAATGCCTGAGTTGCGGTTGGGCCTTAATGATAAGGTTCTGTTTGAAAACACTGGAC GCGGAAAGAGTAAATCAGTGGAGCTGGAAGATGTCAAGTTTCACCAGTGTGTCCGTTTGTCTCGCTTTGAGAACGACCGCACAATCTCGTTCATCCCTCCAGATGGAGAGTTTGAACTCATGTCCTACCGTCTCAACACTCAC gtgaAGCCCTTGATCTGGATTGAATCTGTCATCGAGAAGCACTCCCACAGTCGCATTGAGTACATGATCAAG GCAAAGAGTCAGTTCAAAAGGCGTTCCACTGCCAACAACGTGGAGATACACATTCCTGTGCCAACGGATGCTGACTCACCCAAATTCAAGACCACAGTGGGCAGTGTGAAGTGGGTGCCTGAGAACAGCGAAATCGTCTGGTCAATCAAGTCCTTTCCT GGTGGAAAGGAGTATTTGATGCGAGCTCACTTTGGTCTGCCAAGTGTAGAAGCTGAAGATAAAGAGGGAAAACCACCAATCAGTGTCAAGTTTGAGATCCCATACTTCACCACCTCAGGCATCCAG GTGCGATACCTGAAGATCATTGAGAAGAGTGGGTATCAGGCCTTGCCGTGGGTACGCTACATAACCCAAAACGGAG ATTACCAGCTCCGGACCCAGTAG